A window of the Branchiibius hedensis genome harbors these coding sequences:
- the coaD gene encoding pantetheine-phosphate adenylyltransferase, with translation MNDLLPGDPRRCVCPGSYDPITMGHLDVITRAASIFEEVIVAVLFNPAKQGTFTPDERVALISESTGHLPNVRAQAFEPQLVVDVCRSVDAGILLKGLRGVTDFEYEWPMALMNAEMAGVETLFLPGDPAMQHYSSSLIRLIASNGADVSAMVPSPVLRPLLHRLGR, from the coding sequence GTGAACGATCTGCTGCCCGGAGATCCGCGCCGCTGCGTGTGCCCCGGGTCCTACGACCCGATCACGATGGGCCACCTGGATGTGATCACCCGTGCCGCCTCCATCTTCGAGGAGGTGATCGTCGCGGTGCTGTTCAACCCGGCCAAGCAGGGCACCTTCACCCCCGACGAGCGGGTGGCGCTGATCAGTGAGTCGACCGGGCACCTGCCCAACGTGCGGGCGCAGGCGTTCGAACCGCAACTGGTCGTCGACGTCTGCCGCAGCGTCGACGCGGGCATTCTGCTCAAGGGGCTACGCGGGGTTACCGACTTCGAGTACGAGTGGCCGATGGCACTGATGAACGCCGAGATGGCCGGCGTGGAGACCCTGTTCCTGCCCGGTGACCCGGCGATGCAGCACTACTCCAGCTCCTTGATCCGACTGATCGCAAGCAACGGGGCCGATGTCAGCGCCATGGTCCCGAGCCCCGTGCTGCGTCCCCTCCTGCACCGCCTC
- the rsmD gene encoding 16S rRNA (guanine(966)-N(2))-methyltransferase RsmD has translation MTRIIAGTAGGRRLQTPAGAGTRPTSDRVREALFGRLEHLDALDGAALDLYAGSGALGLEAASRGAAPVLLVESDRRAAAVIKANIAALGLTNVSVRAATVERALAGGAPYASDLVLIDPPYAVGEPALASVLQALTDGWLADDALIVVERSSRSPEPTWPAGLSGQDDRKYGETTLWFARAAALGSGS, from the coding sequence ATGACCCGCATCATCGCCGGCACCGCGGGCGGTCGACGCCTGCAGACCCCCGCTGGCGCCGGCACCCGGCCCACCAGCGACCGGGTCCGCGAAGCCCTGTTCGGTCGCCTCGAGCACCTGGATGCCCTCGATGGTGCGGCCCTCGATCTGTACGCCGGGTCGGGCGCCCTCGGGCTGGAAGCTGCTTCCCGTGGCGCGGCGCCGGTGCTGCTGGTCGAGTCCGACCGCCGGGCTGCGGCCGTCATCAAGGCCAACATCGCCGCCTTGGGCCTGACGAACGTCAGTGTCCGCGCGGCCACGGTCGAACGCGCACTGGCCGGTGGCGCGCCGTACGCCTCGGACCTGGTGCTGATCGACCCGCCGTACGCGGTGGGGGAGCCGGCGCTCGCCAGCGTCCTGCAGGCCCTGACCGACGGCTGGCTGGCCGATGACGCGCTCATCGTGGTGGAGCGGTCCAGCCGATCCCCAGAACCCACCTGGCCGGCGGGGCTGAGCGGGCAGGACGATCGCAAGTACGGCGAGACAACCCTCTGGTTCGCCCGTGCGGCGGCGCTAGGGTCGGGTTCGTGA
- the recG gene encoding ATP-dependent DNA helicase RecG codes for MTGWDTKLANVLGKSAGKLTKSEKLVTVRDLLDFLPRRYLDINKAGRLSEFEVGEQVVLVATVVSGGARRMRSQPKRRMYQAVIEDADGQRAGLVFFNARGHEQALTPGTTAVFYGKLDSYQGGLQISHPSYSRGDLDAPDLYPGPLMPVYSHVPNVTDAGITRAVSHVLQDLRAQRIPDPVPQEVLDRHHLLSQLDAYQSLHLPIDHAHAARGRRRLRYDEALIVQVALAQRRARYDALRTTARRPLPAGLLERFDQRLPFELTTGQREVSATILAELSRDRPMHRLLQGEVGSGKTLVALRAMLAMVDAGAQAALLAPTEVLAQQHVRSIEAMLGDLAQGGMLGGAEHATRVALLTGSMTKAQKQKALLDIVTGEVGIVVGTHALIQDQVEFADLGLVVVDEQHRFGVEQRDALRMKGAAPPHVLVMTATPIPRTVAMTVFGDMDTSELRELPPGRPPITSHLVPAAKPGWLERTWQRVAEEVSAGHQAYVVCPRIGEEDQATDDESPEWALAADAPQEAGRPIRGVVETLASLRREPALAGLRIEMMHGRMSAADKDAVMAAFSAGDIDVLVSTTVIEVGVDVPNATVMVILDADRFGISQLHQLRGRVGRGSGGGLALLVTDSHTEATLDRLAKVADTTDGFALADLDLELRREGDVLGADQSGRGTHLRLLRLTNSKDVELIELARDDAAQLIAEDPDLAQHPQLAALIAGQVDEERAAFLERG; via the coding sequence GTGACCGGTTGGGACACCAAACTCGCCAACGTCCTCGGGAAGTCCGCGGGCAAGCTGACCAAGAGCGAAAAACTGGTCACGGTGAGGGACCTCCTGGATTTCCTGCCGCGGCGCTACCTGGACATCAACAAGGCGGGCCGGCTGTCGGAGTTCGAGGTCGGTGAGCAGGTGGTCCTGGTCGCGACCGTGGTCAGTGGCGGCGCCCGGCGGATGCGCAGTCAGCCGAAACGGCGCATGTACCAAGCGGTCATCGAGGACGCTGACGGTCAGCGCGCCGGCCTGGTGTTTTTCAACGCGCGCGGGCACGAGCAGGCACTGACCCCGGGCACCACGGCGGTCTTCTACGGCAAGCTGGACAGTTACCAGGGCGGCCTGCAGATCTCGCATCCGTCGTACTCCCGTGGTGACCTCGACGCACCCGATCTCTACCCCGGACCGCTCATGCCGGTGTACTCGCACGTTCCCAACGTCACCGACGCCGGGATCACCCGCGCTGTCAGCCATGTGCTGCAAGACCTGCGGGCACAGCGGATCCCGGATCCCGTACCCCAGGAGGTGCTGGACCGGCACCATCTGCTGAGCCAACTCGATGCGTACCAATCGCTGCATCTGCCGATCGATCATGCACACGCCGCGCGGGGCAGACGGCGGCTGCGCTACGACGAGGCGCTGATCGTGCAGGTGGCGTTGGCGCAGCGGCGCGCGCGGTACGACGCCCTACGAACCACGGCGCGACGTCCCCTGCCCGCCGGGCTGCTCGAGCGCTTCGACCAGCGGTTGCCGTTCGAACTCACCACCGGTCAGCGCGAGGTGTCCGCCACGATCCTGGCCGAGCTGTCCCGCGACCGCCCGATGCACCGGTTGCTGCAGGGCGAGGTCGGCTCGGGCAAGACGCTGGTCGCGCTGCGGGCGATGCTGGCGATGGTCGATGCCGGAGCGCAGGCCGCCCTGTTGGCACCCACGGAAGTCCTGGCCCAACAGCACGTGCGGTCCATCGAGGCGATGCTCGGCGACCTTGCGCAGGGCGGGATGCTGGGCGGTGCCGAGCACGCGACGCGGGTGGCGCTGTTGACCGGCAGCATGACCAAAGCCCAGAAGCAGAAGGCGCTGCTGGACATCGTGACCGGTGAGGTCGGCATCGTGGTCGGCACCCACGCCCTCATCCAGGACCAGGTCGAATTCGCCGACCTCGGACTGGTGGTCGTCGACGAGCAACACCGCTTCGGGGTGGAGCAGCGAGATGCGTTGCGGATGAAGGGAGCCGCACCGCCGCACGTCCTGGTGATGACCGCGACCCCGATCCCGCGCACCGTCGCGATGACGGTCTTCGGCGATATGGACACCAGTGAGTTGCGCGAGTTGCCGCCGGGCCGTCCGCCGATCACCAGTCACCTCGTGCCCGCCGCCAAGCCGGGGTGGCTGGAACGCACCTGGCAACGGGTCGCCGAGGAGGTGTCCGCCGGACACCAGGCGTACGTCGTGTGCCCGCGGATCGGTGAAGAGGACCAGGCGACCGACGATGAAAGCCCCGAATGGGCGCTGGCCGCCGACGCTCCCCAGGAGGCGGGGCGCCCGATCCGTGGCGTCGTCGAGACCCTCGCATCCCTGCGCCGGGAACCCGCACTGGCCGGACTGCGGATCGAGATGATGCACGGCCGGATGAGCGCTGCCGACAAGGACGCCGTGATGGCCGCGTTCAGCGCCGGCGACATCGACGTGCTGGTCTCCACCACGGTCATCGAGGTCGGTGTCGACGTACCCAACGCCACCGTGATGGTGATCCTGGACGCCGACCGCTTCGGCATCTCCCAGTTGCACCAGCTGCGCGGCCGCGTCGGGCGCGGTAGCGGCGGCGGCCTGGCGCTGCTCGTGACCGACTCCCATACTGAGGCCACGCTGGACCGGTTGGCCAAGGTCGCCGACACCACCGACGGATTCGCCCTGGCCGACCTCGACCTGGAGTTGCGCCGCGAGGGCGACGTCCTGGGCGCCGACCAGTCCGGCCGGGGGACCCACCTGCGACTGCTGCGACTGACCAACAGCAAGGACGTCGAGTTGATCGAGTTGGCCCGCGACGACGCCGCCCAGCTGATCGCCGAGGACCCCGACCTCGCACAGCACCCGCAGCTTGCCGCCCTCATCGCTGGTCAGGTCGACGAGGAACGCGCTGCCTTCCTGGAGCGTGGCTGA
- a CDS encoding DAK2 domain-containing protein, which translates to MPRTIVRDGIDEAAKGQSMARAEPLRSLDATALRRWAVIARAGLASAASTIDALNVFPVPDADTGTNLLLTFEQALLAERFAVSPDAGIAELTDAFARAAVLSARGNSGVILSQLARGVAAGAAEHHAAWGPVEVSAALRLAAEHARSAVAEPQEGTILSVADAAAGAAQQAADGCLADVVTAALQAARAALEHSPQDLPALQRAGVVDAGGAGFVVLLTALVAVVEGRAGLAAPSDNWAPAANVSVAGACDLPVDGGPGYEVMLVLEDSTADSIAALQADLVALGDSVVIAGDDSLRSVHVHTDEVAAALERAARAGTVGYPEVTRFADQSADTTDRQRLVLVTESPDLATFAAALGAEVVRHQRLDPSVSEVVDALRALGGGVVVASTAGGLAAARAASDLVPDCHVVPAASPVTAALALQAWSDFPPGTTPAEAGAECAELIAGIQVVDVRTEDGDLAAATRDALGRLVTATPRS; encoded by the coding sequence GTGCCGCGCACTATTGTGCGGGACGGGATTGACGAGGCAGCGAAGGGGCAGTCGATGGCGCGAGCAGAGCCGTTGCGTTCGCTTGATGCGACTGCGCTGCGTCGTTGGGCAGTGATCGCCCGTGCCGGTCTTGCCTCGGCCGCGAGCACCATCGACGCACTCAACGTCTTCCCGGTGCCGGACGCCGATACGGGCACGAATCTGTTACTGACATTCGAACAAGCTCTGTTGGCCGAGCGATTCGCGGTGTCGCCCGATGCGGGGATCGCCGAGCTCACCGATGCGTTCGCGCGCGCGGCGGTCCTGTCCGCGCGGGGCAACTCCGGGGTGATCCTCAGTCAACTCGCCCGAGGGGTGGCAGCCGGTGCCGCCGAACATCACGCGGCGTGGGGTCCCGTGGAGGTCTCTGCTGCATTGCGGTTGGCAGCCGAGCATGCGCGCAGTGCGGTCGCCGAACCGCAAGAGGGCACGATCCTGAGTGTCGCCGACGCCGCTGCGGGCGCCGCACAGCAGGCAGCCGACGGCTGTCTGGCCGACGTCGTCACGGCAGCGCTGCAGGCGGCTCGAGCAGCCCTGGAGCATTCCCCACAGGACTTGCCCGCACTGCAGCGCGCCGGAGTCGTCGATGCCGGTGGGGCGGGTTTCGTGGTGCTCCTCACGGCGCTGGTGGCCGTCGTCGAAGGCCGGGCAGGTCTTGCCGCCCCGAGTGACAACTGGGCCCCAGCCGCGAACGTCTCAGTGGCGGGCGCCTGCGACCTGCCGGTCGACGGCGGTCCCGGTTACGAAGTCATGCTGGTCCTGGAGGACAGCACCGCCGACTCCATCGCTGCCCTGCAAGCCGACCTGGTGGCGCTGGGTGACTCGGTGGTGATCGCGGGAGACGACTCGTTGCGCTCGGTGCATGTGCACACCGACGAGGTCGCGGCCGCCCTCGAACGCGCCGCGCGCGCTGGCACCGTCGGATACCCAGAAGTGACCCGATTCGCCGATCAGTCCGCTGACACGACAGACCGGCAGCGTCTGGTGTTGGTCACCGAGTCACCCGACCTGGCGACGTTTGCGGCTGCACTCGGCGCTGAGGTTGTCCGACACCAGCGCCTCGACCCGTCGGTCAGCGAGGTGGTCGATGCGCTGCGCGCGCTCGGCGGTGGCGTCGTCGTCGCCTCGACCGCAGGCGGCCTGGCCGCTGCCCGGGCAGCGAGCGATCTGGTCCCGGACTGCCATGTCGTCCCCGCCGCCAGTCCGGTGACTGCTGCGCTGGCGCTGCAGGCCTGGTCCGACTTCCCGCCGGGGACCACGCCCGCCGAGGCAGGTGCGGAGTGTGCCGAGTTGATCGCGGGCATCCAGGTGGTGGATGTGCGCACCGAAGACGGAGACCTGGCCGCCGCAACGCGAGACGCGCTGGGCCGGCTGGTCACCGCGACACCGAGATCGTGA
- the rpmB gene encoding 50S ribosomal protein L28, which produces MAATCDVCGKGPGFGHSISHSHRRTKRRWNPNIQRIRARVGENGATPKRLNVCTSCIKAGKVTR; this is translated from the coding sequence GTGGCTGCCACTTGCGACGTCTGCGGCAAGGGTCCGGGCTTCGGTCACTCCATCTCGCACTCGCACCGCCGCACCAAGCGCCGTTGGAACCCCAACATCCAGCGCATCCGCGCCCGTGTGGGTGAGAATGGCGCGACGCCGAAGCGACTGAACGTGTGCACCTCGTGCATCAAGGCGGGCAAGGTCACTCGCTGA
- a CDS encoding HNH endonuclease signature motif containing protein, producing MTLTATTPTPVTLSPVGPDASVAELLRAAAGLLQAAYARVSGDYAGLSEEDLMGDIVAAQHVQNSAWAIQSHRLTQAAAIEHRDDPNPIQGAYPLLIHRVIRHDPGSFVDEWFALETGTRLGWSDRHSNTRLGEALDTVQRCPRLVDRVGSGTLDPGKACAIAQVSTEAPAHVARQIEDTILADDPEGMTAVRLRAKARRLRARLDPVGADRAAQARRRSQVGVWVSPHHEPGLSQLTAVLPTLEAAKVMAAVDDLARELHQVTTTNKTLPECRVDALTDLVLSGVGVDTQLTFTIPITTAEPDTPSENLSLEEPDWDDLVDGFDEASLDYEWHEPGLTPINGLDQLDQELRALIAEELEDLNRADLNAEARARSQSVGQDPPDTGPPDEVPINGVWAESSAVKPVVTAGGIGVAGGIEDVLLPRVGVIPAAVIIELAQVLGVKLTRALTDATTGTVVETADPSYRPGARLARFVKTRDQHCRFPGCTRPATLSDIDHVIRYPDGDTAAHNLQCLCRHHHRAKHEGGWHVTMTPEGICTWTSPAGHTYVTNPGD from the coding sequence ATGACGTTGACCGCCACAACTCCCACCCCGGTGACCTTGTCACCGGTGGGCCCGGACGCGTCGGTGGCGGAGCTTCTGCGGGCGGCGGCGGGGTTGTTGCAGGCCGCGTACGCCCGGGTCTCGGGTGATTATGCGGGGTTGTCCGAAGAGGACTTGATGGGCGACATTGTCGCGGCACAGCACGTGCAGAACAGTGCGTGGGCGATCCAGTCGCACCGGTTGACGCAGGCGGCGGCGATCGAGCACCGCGATGACCCGAACCCCATCCAGGGTGCGTATCCGTTGCTGATTCACCGGGTGATCCGCCACGACCCGGGCTCGTTCGTGGATGAATGGTTCGCTCTGGAAACCGGGACCCGGTTGGGCTGGTCGGATCGGCACAGCAACACCCGCCTCGGTGAAGCGTTGGACACGGTTCAGCGGTGTCCGCGGTTGGTGGACCGGGTCGGGTCCGGGACCTTGGACCCGGGTAAAGCCTGCGCCATCGCGCAGGTCAGCACCGAAGCCCCCGCCCACGTCGCCCGCCAGATCGAAGACACGATCCTGGCCGACGACCCCGAAGGGATGACGGCGGTGCGGTTGCGGGCGAAAGCGCGCCGGTTACGGGCCCGGCTGGACCCGGTCGGTGCTGACCGGGCCGCCCAGGCACGGCGCCGCTCACAGGTGGGGGTGTGGGTGTCCCCGCATCACGAACCCGGCCTATCCCAGCTGACCGCGGTCCTACCCACCCTGGAAGCCGCCAAGGTGATGGCGGCGGTCGATGACCTGGCCCGGGAACTGCACCAGGTCACCACCACGAACAAAACCCTGCCGGAGTGCCGGGTCGATGCCCTGACCGACCTGGTCCTGTCCGGGGTCGGGGTAGACACCCAGTTGACGTTCACCATCCCCATCACCACCGCCGAACCAGACACACCGTCAGAGAACTTGTCGTTGGAGGAACCGGACTGGGATGACCTGGTCGACGGGTTCGACGAAGCGTCACTGGACTACGAGTGGCACGAACCCGGCCTGACCCCGATCAACGGGTTGGATCAACTCGACCAGGAACTACGCGCCCTGATCGCCGAAGAACTCGAAGACCTCAACCGCGCAGACCTCAACGCCGAAGCACGCGCACGCAGCCAGTCGGTCGGTCAGGACCCGCCAGATACTGGACCGCCCGATGAGGTCCCGATCAACGGGGTCTGGGCCGAGTCGAGTGCAGTGAAGCCAGTAGTCACCGCTGGTGGGATCGGTGTTGCTGGTGGGATCGAGGATGTGTTGCTGCCCCGGGTCGGGGTCATCCCCGCCGCCGTGATCATCGAGTTGGCGCAAGTGTTGGGGGTGAAGCTGACCCGGGCGTTGACTGACGCGACCACCGGCACCGTGGTCGAAACCGCGGACCCGTCGTACCGTCCCGGTGCCCGCCTGGCCCGATTCGTCAAAACCCGCGACCAGCACTGCCGGTTCCCCGGCTGCACCCGACCCGCCACCCTGTCCGACATCGACCACGTCATCCGCTACCCCGACGGCGACACCGCCGCGCACAACCTGCAATGCCTATGCCGACACCACCACCGCGCCAAACACGAAGGCGGCTGGCACGTCACCATGACGCCCGAAGGCATCTGCACCTGGACCAGCCCCGCCGGCCACACCTACGTGACGAACCCCGGCGATTAG
- a CDS encoding class I SAM-dependent methyltransferase: protein MATYTHGHAESVLRSHRSRTAGNSAGYLLPRLHQGQSLLDIGSGPGTITADLARIVAPGPVTALEANDEAIALTKAELDGQGVDATYVVGDVHALDLPSRTYDVTHAHQVLQHLPDPVGALREMGRVTRPGGVIAVRDADYAAFTWWPRIPALDEWLDLYRRIARHNGAEPDAGRRLLSWARAADLQILQVTSSNWTYATPTDRRWWGGLWADRITGSAIADQATSLGWASQSDLERIADGWREWAADPDGWFMVPSGELIAAP, encoded by the coding sequence ATGGCGACCTACACCCACGGCCACGCCGAGAGCGTGTTGCGCTCCCACCGCTCCCGCACTGCCGGAAACTCCGCGGGCTACCTGCTGCCCCGGCTGCACCAGGGCCAGTCGCTGCTCGACATCGGCTCCGGACCGGGCACCATCACCGCCGACCTCGCACGCATCGTCGCGCCCGGGCCGGTGACGGCGCTGGAGGCCAACGACGAAGCCATCGCCCTGACCAAGGCCGAATTGGACGGCCAAGGCGTCGACGCGACGTACGTTGTCGGTGACGTCCACGCCCTGGACCTGCCCAGCCGCACGTACGACGTGACCCACGCCCACCAGGTTCTGCAGCATCTGCCCGATCCGGTGGGTGCGCTACGCGAGATGGGTCGCGTCACCCGACCCGGTGGGGTGATCGCCGTACGGGACGCGGACTACGCGGCGTTCACCTGGTGGCCGCGCATCCCGGCCCTGGATGAGTGGCTGGATCTCTACCGCCGCATCGCCCGCCACAACGGCGCCGAACCCGATGCCGGCCGCCGCCTGCTGTCGTGGGCGCGGGCTGCCGATCTGCAGATCCTGCAGGTCACTTCGAGCAACTGGACGTACGCGACGCCCACCGACCGGCGGTGGTGGGGTGGCCTGTGGGCCGACCGCATCACCGGCTCGGCGATCGCGGATCAGGCGACGAGTCTCGGCTGGGCCAGCCAGAGTGACTTGGAACGGATCGCCGACGGCTGGCGCGAGTGGGCAGCCGACCCGGACGGATGGTTCATGGTGCCCAGCGGCGAACTGATCGCAGCCCCGTAA
- a CDS encoding sodium:solute symporter family protein has protein sequence MIADASSSLQLDAGFIDYLLIALYFVFVLGIGLMARRQVSSSIDFFLSGRSLPAWITGLAFISANLGAVEIMGMSANGAQIGMPTMHYYWIGAVPAMLFLAVVMMPFYYGSGVRSVPEFMHRRFGSTAHLVNAISFAVAQVLIAGVNLFLLATIVHTLLGWDLTVSTIVAAAIVLAYITLGGLSAAIYNEVLQFFVIVAALLPLTLIALHKVGGWSGLTDKMAAAGTKGELASWPGQSLTGFTSAFWSVIGIVFGLGFVLSFGYWTTNFVEVQRAMASKDMNSARMAPVIGSFPKMFIPFIIIIPGIIAGVLVPELSGLKAGKDTGGSYNDALLYLMRDLLPNGLLGVAIAGMLAAFMAGMAANISAFNTVWSYDIWQTYIKKDRPDGYYLKVGRWATVAATAIAILTSLFARNYSNVMDYLQTLFGFFNAPLFATFILGMFWKRMTPTAGWVGLVSGTAAAIIVAILSKDALGPLSTGVLNLSGQGASFVAAGAAFVVDILVSIVVTMFTQPKPESELRGLVYSLTPKEDFGDQSVAHWWQSPTKMAGISLVLVIILNIIFR, from the coding sequence GTGATAGCGGATGCATCGTCTTCACTGCAACTGGATGCAGGGTTCATCGACTACCTGCTGATCGCGCTGTATTTCGTGTTCGTCCTGGGCATCGGTCTGATGGCTCGAAGGCAGGTCTCCAGTTCCATCGACTTCTTCCTGTCGGGCCGTTCGCTGCCCGCCTGGATCACCGGTCTGGCGTTCATCTCCGCCAACCTCGGTGCCGTCGAGATCATGGGTATGTCGGCGAACGGTGCGCAGATCGGCATGCCGACGATGCACTACTACTGGATCGGCGCGGTCCCGGCGATGCTGTTCCTCGCCGTGGTGATGATGCCGTTCTATTACGGCTCCGGCGTGCGCAGTGTGCCGGAGTTCATGCACCGCCGGTTCGGTTCGACCGCGCACCTGGTCAACGCGATCAGTTTCGCTGTCGCACAGGTGCTGATCGCCGGCGTCAACCTGTTCCTGCTGGCGACCATCGTGCACACGCTGCTCGGGTGGGACCTGACGGTGTCCACGATCGTCGCGGCGGCCATCGTGCTGGCCTACATCACCCTCGGTGGGCTTTCGGCGGCGATCTACAACGAGGTGCTGCAGTTCTTCGTGATCGTCGCGGCCCTGCTGCCGCTGACGTTGATCGCGCTGCACAAGGTTGGCGGCTGGTCAGGTCTGACCGACAAGATGGCGGCCGCGGGCACGAAGGGCGAACTCGCTTCGTGGCCGGGGCAATCGCTTACCGGCTTCACCAGTGCCTTCTGGTCGGTGATCGGCATCGTCTTCGGTCTGGGCTTCGTGTTGTCCTTCGGTTACTGGACGACGAACTTCGTCGAGGTCCAGCGGGCGATGGCCAGCAAGGACATGAACTCGGCACGGATGGCCCCGGTCATCGGGTCGTTCCCGAAGATGTTCATCCCGTTCATCATCATCATCCCGGGCATCATCGCCGGGGTGCTCGTGCCGGAGCTCTCCGGGCTGAAGGCGGGAAAGGATACCGGCGGTTCCTACAACGACGCGCTGCTGTACTTGATGCGCGACCTGCTGCCGAACGGCCTTCTTGGAGTGGCGATTGCGGGCATGTTGGCGGCGTTCATGGCGGGTATGGCTGCGAACATCTCGGCCTTCAACACGGTGTGGTCCTACGACATCTGGCAGACCTACATCAAGAAGGACCGGCCGGATGGTTACTACCTGAAGGTCGGCCGGTGGGCGACGGTGGCGGCAACGGCGATCGCCATCCTCACCTCGCTGTTCGCGCGAAACTACAGCAACGTCATGGACTATCTGCAGACGTTGTTCGGCTTCTTCAACGCACCGCTGTTCGCGACGTTCATCCTCGGTATGTTCTGGAAACGGATGACTCCGACCGCCGGTTGGGTTGGTCTGGTCTCCGGAACGGCTGCGGCCATCATTGTGGCGATTCTGTCCAAGGATGCGCTCGGGCCGCTCTCGACCGGAGTGCTGAACCTTTCCGGTCAGGGTGCGAGCTTCGTGGCTGCCGGTGCTGCCTTCGTCGTCGACATCCTGGTCAGCATCGTGGTCACGATGTTTACCCAGCCCAAACCGGAGTCCGAGTTGCGTGGACTGGTCTACAGCCTGACGCCGAAGGAGGACTTCGGTGATCAATCCGTGGCGCACTGGTGGCAGTCGCCGACCAAGATGGCCGGCATCTCCCTGGTCCTGGTCATCATTTTGAACATCATCTTCCGCTGA
- the thiL gene encoding thiamine-phosphate kinase, with the protein MALDEAVLRGHSEAQILSVINAGLALGGARSTDVLVGPGDDTAWLRVRSGAALVTTDAMVLGRDWRDDWSAPDHVGRKCVAQNAADIEAMGGTTTALVVTLVADPATPLAWVRELAVGLGREAARAGAVIVGGDLSSAGPGVCVISATALGELPDGARPVLRCGARPGDVLAVSGPLGRAAAGLLLLQEDRAADGPELVGYQQSPHPAYGDGRRALEAGASAMLDVSDGLLLDAGRIAQASGVRIDVHTAALAPDIAALGAVGDRGTDCVLRGGEEHVLLATFAPGDEPTGWRVIGAVADGTGVAVDGRDTQGGGWEHFTVQQE; encoded by the coding sequence ATGGCCCTAGATGAGGCTGTTCTGAGGGGTCACAGCGAGGCCCAGATCTTGTCGGTGATCAACGCCGGCCTCGCCCTCGGTGGTGCTCGGTCGACTGATGTCCTGGTCGGTCCGGGCGACGACACGGCCTGGTTGCGGGTGCGCTCGGGCGCGGCCCTGGTGACGACGGACGCCATGGTGCTCGGCCGCGATTGGCGGGACGACTGGTCCGCGCCGGACCACGTCGGACGAAAGTGCGTGGCGCAGAACGCCGCTGACATCGAAGCCATGGGCGGGACCACCACCGCATTGGTGGTCACGCTCGTCGCTGATCCCGCGACACCGTTGGCGTGGGTCCGGGAGCTTGCGGTGGGGCTGGGCCGCGAAGCCGCACGTGCCGGTGCGGTGATCGTCGGTGGCGACTTGTCCTCGGCCGGACCCGGTGTGTGTGTCATCAGTGCGACGGCCCTTGGCGAACTTCCCGACGGCGCCCGACCGGTGCTGCGCTGTGGGGCGCGTCCGGGTGACGTACTGGCCGTGTCCGGACCGTTGGGTCGAGCGGCGGCGGGATTGCTACTGCTGCAGGAGGATCGGGCTGCTGACGGCCCGGAACTGGTGGGTTACCAACAAAGCCCGCACCCGGCGTACGGCGATGGGCGGCGCGCGCTCGAGGCGGGGGCGAGCGCGATGCTGGACGTGAGCGACGGTCTGCTGCTCGACGCGGGACGGATCGCACAGGCCAGTGGGGTGCGGATCGACGTACACACCGCTGCGTTGGCGCCCGATATCGCAGCGCTGGGCGCGGTTGGTGACCGCGGCACCGACTGCGTGCTGCGCGGGGGAGAGGAGCACGTCCTGTTGGCTACGTTCGCTCCAGGCGACGAGCCGACCGGGTGGCGGGTGATCGGTGCGGTGGCCGACGGGACCGGGGTTGCCGTGGACGGTCGTGACACGCAGGGCGGTGGCTGGGAACACTTCACGGTCCAACAGGAGTAG
- a CDS encoding Lrp/AsnC family transcriptional regulator, translating into MQAYILIQTDVGKATSVTAALRALPGVLTAEEVIGPYDLIAKVEAASVEMLGAEVITQIQQVPGITRTLTCSVVR; encoded by the coding sequence ATGCAGGCCTACATCCTGATCCAGACCGATGTGGGGAAGGCGACCTCGGTGACCGCGGCGCTTCGTGCCCTGCCCGGCGTGCTGACAGCCGAGGAAGTCATCGGGCCCTACGACCTCATAGCCAAGGTCGAGGCGGCCTCGGTCGAAATGCTCGGCGCCGAGGTCATCACGCAGATCCAGCAGGTGCCGGGGATCACCCGGACGCTGACGTGCAGCGTCGTGCGCTGA